From a region of the Mucilaginibacter auburnensis genome:
- a CDS encoding alpha/beta hydrolase family esterase, whose amino-acid sequence MRYIIKTFICMVILLLNKSVKAQPQQITEQILVDGTKRKLITYIPQNNSKEHMPVVIALHGGFATPKAMFRLANFKSLADKEKFIVVCPASKRFWHDGADTKGIDDVKFIDVLISHVVEKYHADAQRIYVTGISNGGFMTTRLACQLSNRIAAIAVVAATLDKEAGYAPKKPMPVMYIHGTRDPIVSYNGGKLFGRKIYSHPEVIEKWVLLNACSPEPTQTEILDSRHDGTMIFKQEYINKQNGIKVISYTIGNGGHTWPNGRQYFPEFLIGKTTRNLDGCEVIWNFFKAYKKQLN is encoded by the coding sequence ATGCGCTACATCATTAAAACTTTCATTTGCATGGTTATTTTGTTGCTTAACAAAAGTGTTAAAGCTCAACCTCAGCAAATAACTGAACAAATACTGGTTGATGGAACGAAGCGTAAGTTGATAACATATATACCACAAAACAACAGTAAGGAGCATATGCCAGTAGTTATTGCCCTTCATGGCGGTTTTGCAACACCTAAAGCGATGTTTAGGCTGGCGAATTTTAAATCATTGGCTGATAAAGAGAAATTTATTGTGGTGTGCCCGGCATCAAAGCGTTTTTGGCATGACGGCGCTGATACTAAAGGCATTGATGATGTTAAGTTTATTGACGTGCTTATTAGTCACGTAGTTGAAAAATATCACGCTGACGCTCAACGTATATATGTTACCGGAATTTCAAACGGTGGTTTCATGACTACACGCTTAGCTTGCCAGTTATCAAATCGTATAGCGGCTATTGCTGTTGTTGCAGCTACCTTAGATAAAGAGGCGGGATATGCGCCCAAAAAGCCAATGCCTGTAATGTACATACATGGTACCCGTGACCCAATTGTGAGCTACAATGGAGGCAAACTTTTTGGCCGCAAAATATATTCGCACCCTGAGGTTATTGAGAAATGGGTTTTGTTAAATGCATGTTCTCCAGAACCTACTCAAACGGAGATTCTTGATAGTAGGCATGATGGTACAATGATTTTCAAGCAGGAGTACATCAATAAACAAAACGGAATAAAAGTTATAAGTTACACCATAGGTAATGGCGGCCATACCTGGCCCAATGGTAGACAATATTTCCCTGAATTTCTTATTGGTAAAACCACGCGCAATCTGGATGGTTGCGAGGTGATATGGAATTTCTTTAAGGCTTATAAAAAGCAATTAAATTAA
- a CDS encoding beta-ketoacyl-[acyl-carrier-protein] synthase family protein, which yields MRPVYVAADNIISPLGYTTAANMEQLKLRSTGIKQHSVSEYSTVPFYASLFSTDVFNENGTYTKFEQLLIASIKDALEHCNIKPDDERTVLIVSTTKGNVSLLETQPERPDLKERIALHTSSKLVAEHFEFKSQAIVVSNACISGIMAILTGLRLIQSGQFDNAIVVGADVITKFVLSGFQSFQAVSAEPCKPFDVDRTGITLGEGAATIVLTSNPLYNTQIQVLSGAVSNDGNHISAPSRTGEELSQAISSSLIDAGLNAADIDFISAHGTATSYNDEMEAKAIALAGLSNVPANSLKGFYGHTLGAAGLIESVISMQSLKENIILPTPGHSSLGVSSPINIVTSLMQHSVKTFLKTASGFGGCNGAVIFSK from the coding sequence ATGCGCCCTGTTTACGTAGCTGCTGATAATATTATATCTCCTTTGGGTTACACCACTGCTGCAAATATGGAGCAGCTAAAGCTTAGATCAACAGGAATAAAGCAGCACAGCGTTAGTGAATATTCAACAGTTCCGTTTTATGCTTCTCTATTTTCTACTGATGTATTTAACGAAAACGGCACTTACACAAAGTTTGAGCAGTTGCTTATCGCATCAATTAAGGATGCATTAGAACATTGTAATATAAAGCCGGACGATGAAAGGACTGTTCTGATCGTATCTACAACAAAAGGAAATGTTAGTCTTTTAGAAACGCAGCCAGAGCGACCCGATCTCAAAGAACGAATTGCTCTGCATACCTCTTCAAAGTTGGTAGCTGAGCATTTCGAATTTAAAAGCCAGGCAATAGTTGTATCGAATGCCTGTATATCAGGTATCATGGCCATTTTAACAGGTCTCCGGCTAATACAAAGCGGCCAGTTCGATAATGCGATCGTTGTTGGTGCAGATGTAATTACCAAGTTTGTATTGTCGGGCTTTCAATCTTTCCAAGCGGTAAGCGCTGAGCCATGCAAGCCTTTTGATGTTGATAGAACAGGCATAACGCTTGGAGAGGGTGCCGCTACTATAGTTTTGACATCAAATCCATTATATAACACACAAATACAAGTATTGTCTGGTGCTGTTAGTAATGATGGCAATCATATATCTGCTCCATCCAGAACAGGAGAGGAGCTTTCTCAGGCTATTAGTAGTTCTTTGATTGATGCCGGATTGAATGCTGCAGATATAGATTTTATTTCCGCCCATGGTACAGCTACAAGCTATAATGACGAGATGGAAGCTAAGGCTATTGCTTTAGCCGGATTAAGCAATGTGCCTGCAAATAGCCTAAAAGGTTTTTATGGTCATACATTAGGAGCCGCAGGCCTCATAGAATCAGTAATATCAATGCAGTCGCTTAAAGAAAATATTATTTTGCCCACACCAGGGCATAGCTCTTTAGGTGTGAGTAGCCCCATCAATATAGTTACCAGTTTAATGCAGCATTCGGTAAAAACTTTTTTGAAAACTGCCTCGGGCTTTGGTGGTTGTAATGGTGCTGTTATTTTTAGCAAATAG
- a CDS encoding 3-hydroxyacyl-ACP dehydratase yields MEEFSILSLIPQKSPFVMVDELLFSDDNVTRTKFKVRADNVFAMNGEFSEAGLMENMAQTAAAGSGNMARIEDRPVATGYIGQVKNLEVFELPKIGDELLTEIKVEVQVFDAGIVSGKVWKGDALIAQCEMKIFINQQ; encoded by the coding sequence ATGGAAGAATTTAGCATATTATCATTAATACCGCAAAAGTCACCATTTGTAATGGTAGACGAGTTACTTTTTTCTGACGATAACGTTACGCGCACTAAATTCAAAGTGCGTGCTGATAATGTTTTCGCGATGAACGGAGAATTTAGCGAGGCTGGGTTAATGGAAAATATGGCTCAAACTGCTGCTGCAGGATCGGGCAATATGGCCAGAATTGAAGATAGACCTGTAGCAACCGGTTACATAGGTCAGGTTAAGAATCTGGAAGTGTTTGAATTGCCGAAGATCGGTGATGAGCTATTGACTGAGATCAAAGTTGAGGTGCAGGTTTTTGATGCAGGCATCGTATCCGGAAAGGTGTGGAAGGGTGATGCTTTAATTGCCCAGTGCGAAATGAAAATATTTATCAATCAACAATAA
- a CDS encoding HAL/PAL/TAL family ammonia-lyase, with product MILIGQSKLTLKDFSDIVFRNEKVELDAAAIKNVKDNFEFLQNFSSNKLIYGINTGFGPMAQYKVSEENLLQLQYNLIRSHSSGNGALLSPTFTKALMIARLNSLIQGYSGVHTDIIELLKSLINNDISPCVFEHGGVGASGDLVQLAHLGLVLIGEGEVVYEGTLQATADVFAKLNIKPLSIKVREGLATINGTSAMTGIGMVNIAQAHKLLNWSVMFSAMTNEVVKAYDDHFSHELNIVKHHEGQNKVAATFRNILQGSKMIRSRTDHLYQPDKIGQEVFEDKVQEYYSLRCVTQVLGPILDTINNAEHVVVNELNSVNDNPVIDHHHQNVFHGGNFHGDYVSLEMDKIKIAIAKLSMLSERQLNYLVNDKLNQKFPPFMNLGILGFNFGMQGVQFTATSTVAENQTLSFPMYVHSIPNNNDNQDIVSMGCNAALITAKVIDNAFAVLSIQLMTLLQAVDYLQCEADMSPVTRQLYTDVRKIFPKFIEDTPKYRDIERIKQYLQTNTALTA from the coding sequence ATGATACTTATTGGACAAAGCAAACTCACACTTAAGGATTTTTCGGATATTGTATTTAGAAATGAAAAGGTTGAGTTAGATGCAGCGGCAATCAAAAATGTAAAGGACAACTTTGAGTTCCTTCAGAACTTTTCATCCAACAAATTAATATACGGAATAAATACCGGCTTCGGGCCAATGGCGCAATACAAGGTAAGCGAAGAGAATCTGCTGCAACTACAGTATAATCTTATCCGCAGTCATAGCTCTGGTAATGGTGCTTTATTGTCGCCAACTTTTACTAAGGCTTTAATGATCGCCCGCTTAAACAGCCTCATTCAAGGTTACTCTGGAGTGCATACCGATATAATTGAATTGCTTAAATCTTTAATTAATAACGATATAAGTCCGTGTGTTTTCGAGCATGGTGGTGTGGGTGCCAGTGGAGATTTGGTACAACTCGCTCACTTGGGCTTAGTATTAATAGGTGAGGGTGAAGTGGTTTATGAAGGAACGCTTCAAGCTACTGCTGATGTTTTTGCAAAGTTGAACATCAAGCCGCTCAGCATAAAGGTACGCGAGGGATTGGCTACAATAAATGGAACATCGGCCATGACCGGTATTGGCATGGTTAACATTGCTCAGGCTCATAAATTGCTAAACTGGTCTGTAATGTTCTCAGCCATGACCAATGAGGTGGTAAAGGCTTACGACGACCATTTTTCGCATGAGCTGAACATTGTAAAGCATCACGAGGGGCAGAACAAAGTTGCAGCTACCTTCCGCAATATTTTACAGGGAAGTAAAATGATACGTAGTCGCACCGATCATCTTTATCAGCCCGATAAAATAGGTCAGGAAGTTTTTGAGGATAAGGTGCAGGAGTATTACTCGTTACGATGTGTTACACAAGTGTTAGGACCTATTTTAGATACCATCAATAATGCAGAACATGTTGTAGTGAATGAGTTAAATTCAGTTAATGATAATCCGGTTATTGACCATCATCACCAAAACGTTTTTCACGGCGGTAATTTCCATGGCGATTATGTTTCACTTGAGATGGATAAAATTAAAATTGCAATAGCCAAATTATCAATGCTTTCTGAGCGTCAGTTAAACTACTTGGTTAATGATAAACTGAATCAAAAGTTTCCGCCATTTATGAATTTGGGTATTTTAGGCTTTAATTTTGGTATGCAAGGGGTACAGTTTACGGCCACTTCAACCGTTGCAGAAAATCAAACGCTTTCCTTCCCAATGTACGTGCATAGCATTCCAAATAATAATGATAATCAGGATATTGTAAGCATGGGCTGCAATGCTGCTTTAATTACAGCAAAGGTTATTGATAATGCGTTCGCTGTTTTATCAATCCAGTTAATGACGCTTTTACAAGCGGTAGATTACCTGCAATGCGAAGCAGATATGTCGCCTGTAACGCGTCAGTTATATACAGATGTAAGGAAGATTTTTCCTAAGTTTATTGAAGATACGCCTAAATATAGAGATATAGAGCGTATTAAACAGTATTTACAAACAAACACAGCATTAACAGCATAA
- a CDS encoding phenylacetate--CoA ligase family protein produces MSAPLTADRIKQLQEQKLKQLLTYIHQNSPFYREIFSSKNISIDVINSLEDLTLLPVTHKEDLQQGNDDFLCVPKKQVIEYASTSGTLGSPVTIALTENDLNRLTINEYNSFKCADGSEEDVYQLMLTLDRQFMAGIAYYSGLRKLGAGIIRLGPGVPAMQLETIQRLKPTAIVAVPSFILKLIQFAKENNVDLNTTSVKKAICIGENIRNTDYSFNILGKKITENWSIQLYSTYASTEMQTAFTECSQGNGGHLQPELLIAELLDDDNQPVPPNTPGELTITTLGVEGMPLLRYKTGDICMYNEEPCACGRSGMRLSPIIGRKKQMIKFKGTTLYPPALFDLLNEMEEVLDYVVEVYSNEIGMDEVLLHLLPLNENKASDNRIRAYLQARLRVSPQVNYVGVEQLQKIQFPESVRKAVKFIDRRAKINT; encoded by the coding sequence ATGAGTGCACCGTTAACAGCAGATAGGATAAAGCAGCTACAAGAGCAAAAGCTTAAACAACTGCTTACATATATTCATCAGAATTCCCCTTTTTACCGCGAAATATTCAGCAGTAAGAACATTAGTATTGATGTAATAAATAGTTTAGAAGATCTTACTTTACTTCCTGTAACGCACAAGGAAGATTTGCAACAAGGCAATGATGATTTTTTGTGCGTGCCTAAAAAACAAGTAATTGAGTATGCTTCAACATCAGGAACTTTAGGCAGCCCCGTTACAATTGCACTTACAGAGAACGACCTTAACAGGCTCACAATCAATGAATATAACTCGTTTAAATGTGCCGATGGTTCTGAAGAAGATGTTTATCAGCTAATGCTTACGCTTGATAGGCAATTTATGGCCGGTATTGCCTATTACTCGGGCTTGCGCAAACTTGGTGCAGGTATAATCAGGTTGGGTCCTGGTGTTCCTGCTATGCAACTGGAAACCATACAACGCTTAAAACCCACAGCTATAGTAGCAGTGCCATCTTTTATTTTGAAGTTGATACAGTTTGCTAAAGAAAATAATGTTGATTTGAATACAACATCTGTTAAAAAAGCCATTTGTATAGGAGAGAATATCCGGAATACCGACTATTCATTTAACATACTTGGAAAAAAAATAACAGAGAATTGGAGTATTCAACTGTACTCAACTTATGCATCAACCGAAATGCAAACCGCATTTACAGAATGTAGTCAAGGCAACGGCGGTCATTTACAACCTGAATTGTTAATTGCTGAATTGCTTGATGATGATAACCAGCCTGTTCCGCCAAATACCCCAGGTGAATTAACAATTACGACCTTAGGGGTAGAAGGTATGCCGCTGCTTCGCTACAAAACCGGCGATATATGCATGTACAATGAGGAGCCCTGTGCTTGTGGTAGAAGCGGAATGCGACTTTCGCCCATCATCGGCCGTAAAAAGCAAATGATTAAGTTTAAGGGTACCACCCTGTATCCGCCGGCCTTGTTTGATCTGCTAAACGAAATGGAAGAGGTGCTTGACTACGTTGTTGAAGTTTACTCGAACGAGATAGGAATGGATGAAGTGTTACTTCATTTATTGCCACTTAATGAAAACAAAGCCAGCGATAACCGCATACGCGCATATTTGCAAGCGAGGTTACGTGTTAGCCCTCAAGTAAACTACGTTGGAGTGGAGCAGTTGCAGAAAATACAGTTCCCTGAATCAGTAAGGAAAGCGGTTAAATTCATTGACAGGCGGGCTAAGATCAACACCTGA
- a CDS encoding redoxin domain-containing protein, whose product MKTTIETTYPEFDLLEASIDRDLSYNNYQSLKPAQKGSLISNINFDFSYDKWVSFNNGIVNEDFVATKQVLGKPLVLSFYSNYWNGKGVDYLKQLSSLSKQVKSNGGNLVVVSAEAVSEDLINLAFENNLSLSFYFDPNNSIADQFGVYSDNDPIWNWFSGIDNNVPLLSTFVISAEKSIVFNHNYRDYAETLPANELLNAVGESAYMRKLLLSA is encoded by the coding sequence ATGAAAACCACAATAGAAACTACATATCCAGAATTTGATTTGCTTGAAGCAAGCATTGACAGAGATCTTTCTTATAACAATTACCAATCATTAAAACCCGCTCAAAAAGGCTCTTTGATTTCCAACATCAATTTTGATTTTTCTTATGATAAATGGGTGAGTTTTAATAATGGCATTGTTAATGAAGACTTTGTAGCAACAAAGCAAGTGTTGGGAAAACCACTCGTTTTAAGTTTTTACTCCAATTATTGGAATGGTAAAGGTGTTGATTATTTAAAACAACTAAGTTCGCTAAGCAAGCAGGTTAAATCAAACGGTGGTAATTTGGTGGTAGTTAGCGCTGAAGCTGTTAGCGAGGACCTGATTAACCTAGCTTTTGAAAATAACCTCAGCCTTTCTTTCTATTTCGACCCTAACAACAGCATTGCAGATCAATTTGGAGTTTACTCTGATAACGATCCTATATGGAACTGGTTCTCAGGTATTGATAATAACGTACCATTGTTGTCAACTTTTGTTATCAGTGCTGAAAAGAGTATTGTATTTAACCACAACTACCGTGATTATGCGGAAACCTTGCCGGCCAATGAACTTTTAAACGCAGTAGGTGAATCCGCTTATATGCGCAAATTATTGCTATCAGCATAA
- the fbp gene encoding class 1 fructose-bisphosphatase translates to MKVTKTLGQFIIEKQADFPYAKGELSRLLRDIGIAAKLVNREVNKAGLVDIIGEAGTENIQGENQKKLDVYANEQFISALTYGGECCIIVSEENDEYLHIEGEVSKDAKYIVAIDPLDGSSNIDVNVNVGTIFSIYRRKSTSGKPTMDDILQKGVEQVAAGYITYGSSTMLVYTTGKGVNGFTLDPSIGEFCLSHPNMRIPQDGHIYSINEGHYTHFPDGVKKYLKYCQVEDKVTNRPYTSRYIGSMVADLHRNLILGGIFIYPVTASAPNGKLRLVYECNPMAFLIEQAGGKASNGYERILELDVNHLHQRSAIFIGSENMVNKAEEMMSFFSPQQTKKNFNGDVVIQ, encoded by the coding sequence ATGAAAGTTACCAAGACCCTCGGACAATTCATTATTGAAAAACAAGCAGATTTTCCTTATGCAAAGGGAGAACTTTCAAGACTGTTGCGTGATATTGGCATCGCCGCTAAATTAGTTAACCGAGAGGTTAATAAGGCGGGCTTGGTTGACATTATAGGAGAGGCTGGTACGGAGAATATACAAGGTGAAAACCAAAAGAAATTGGATGTATACGCTAACGAACAATTTATATCGGCATTAACATACGGCGGCGAATGCTGTATTATAGTGTCTGAAGAGAATGACGAGTATCTGCACATTGAGGGCGAGGTATCTAAGGATGCAAAATACATAGTAGCGATAGACCCGCTGGATGGTTCATCTAACATAGACGTAAATGTTAATGTGGGTACTATATTTTCTATTTACCGCCGTAAATCAACCAGTGGCAAGCCTACTATGGATGATATATTGCAAAAAGGAGTGGAACAGGTGGCCGCAGGCTATATAACTTATGGTTCATCAACCATGTTAGTATACACTACCGGTAAGGGTGTTAATGGCTTTACGCTCGACCCATCCATAGGCGAGTTCTGTTTGTCACATCCAAATATGCGAATTCCGCAGGATGGCCATATTTATTCTATAAATGAAGGACATTATACCCATTTTCCAGATGGGGTGAAAAAATATTTAAAGTACTGCCAGGTTGAAGATAAGGTTACAAACAGACCATACACATCCCGCTATATTGGCTCAATGGTTGCAGATTTACATCGTAATCTTATTTTAGGAGGCATATTTATTTACCCGGTAACTGCAAGTGCGCCTAACGGTAAGCTACGTTTAGTATATGAGTGCAACCCAATGGCTTTTTTGATTGAACAGGCGGGAGGGAAGGCCAGCAATGGGTATGAGCGCATTTTGGAATTAGATGTTAACCATTTACATCAACGCTCTGCAATCTTTATAGGTTCGGAAAACATGGTAAACAAAGCTGAAGAAATGATGTCTTTCTTTTCTCCACAGCAAACCAAAAAGAATTTTAATGGAGATGTGGTGATTCAATAA
- the fabG gene encoding 3-oxoacyl-ACP reductase FabG, translating into MKCALVTGGSRGIGRAICLKMASMGYYVLVNYKSNRVEAEKTLEQIKQAGGDGELLSFNVADKVEIKDLLQSWINNNESADIEVLVNNAGIRDDSLMVWLKDEQWDSVIKTSLDSFFYVTRLVLEEMMMNRFGRIINVVSLSGIKGLPGQTNYSAAKAGVIGATKALAQEVGRSGITVNAVAPGFIKTDMTDGLDEKELKRNIPVNRFGLPEEVAHAVGFLASKEASYITGEVLSINGGLYT; encoded by the coding sequence ATGAAATGTGCGCTTGTTACCGGAGGATCAAGAGGCATTGGCCGCGCGATCTGTTTAAAAATGGCTTCCATGGGCTATTATGTATTGGTTAACTATAAGAGTAATCGGGTTGAGGCTGAAAAGACACTTGAGCAAATAAAGCAAGCCGGTGGTGATGGAGAATTGTTGTCATTTAATGTTGCTGATAAGGTTGAGATCAAGGATTTACTTCAAAGCTGGATAAACAACAACGAAAGCGCAGATATAGAAGTATTGGTCAATAATGCCGGCATCAGAGATGATAGTTTAATGGTTTGGCTGAAAGATGAGCAGTGGGATAGTGTGATAAAAACCAGTTTAGATAGCTTCTTTTATGTTACCCGGTTAGTGTTGGAGGAAATGATGATGAATCGTTTCGGACGCATTATAAATGTTGTGTCGCTTTCGGGAATTAAGGGATTACCTGGTCAAACTAACTATTCGGCTGCAAAGGCCGGTGTTATAGGCGCTACAAAAGCATTGGCGCAAGAGGTAGGACGTAGCGGCATTACTGTTAACGCGGTTGCACCGGGTTTCATTAAAACAGATATGACCGACGGACTTGATGAGAAAGAACTGAAACGTAATATACCTGTAAACAGGTTTGGTTTGCCTGAAGAGGTTGCCCATGCTGTTGGGTTTTTGGCATCTAAGGAAGCATCTTACATAACTGGCGAAGTATTATCAATAAACGGAGGTTTATATACTTAA
- a CDS encoding metallophosphoesterase family protein — protein sequence MIRVGLISDTHGYLADSVFEHFKDCDEIWHAGDFGNIELADKLAAFKPLRGVYGNIDGKELRQTFPENLRFTIEGMDIWITHIGGYPDKYSPAVKKDIYLNPPQLFICGHSHILKVIFDKKINCLHLNPGAAGIQGWHKVQTLMRFAIDDGKVKDLEVIELKKNV from the coding sequence ATGATTCGTGTAGGTCTTATTTCAGATACGCATGGCTACTTGGCCGACAGTGTTTTTGAGCATTTTAAAGATTGTGACGAGATCTGGCATGCAGGCGATTTTGGCAATATAGAATTAGCGGACAAATTAGCCGCATTTAAACCCTTACGGGGTGTTTACGGAAATATTGACGGCAAAGAATTAAGGCAAACATTTCCGGAGAACCTGAGGTTTACAATTGAAGGAATGGACATATGGATAACCCACATTGGTGGTTATCCTGATAAGTATAGTCCCGCTGTTAAAAAAGACATATATCTCAATCCGCCCCAGCTTTTTATTTGCGGCCACTCACATATTTTGAAGGTGATTTTTGATAAAAAAATAAATTGCTTACATTTAAATCCGGGAGCCGCAGGGATACAAGGATGGCACAAAGTACAAACGCTGATGCGTTTTGCCATAGATGATGGAAAAGTGAAGGATCTGGAAGTTATCGAATTAAAAAAGAACGTTTAA
- a CDS encoding tRNA1(Val) (adenine(37)-N6)-methyltransferase: protein MFQFKQFSVDQTNCAMKINTDGVLLGALTQIKAPQSILDIGTGTGVIALMFAQRFADAQIDAVEIDQSAADTASQNFSRSKFSDRLKVFALGFEQFFKAYPDNKYDLIISNPPFYINSLHSPEEKKQLAKHADENFFKEILSDVANHLTANGSCWLVLPPATAQLVRNLVNEYELYINDVITISSFKGKDPHREIISLSNVVDVFTKQEFVIYDSQGVHSEQYKNALIDFFTIF from the coding sequence ATGTTTCAATTCAAGCAGTTTAGCGTTGACCAAACCAACTGCGCCATGAAAATAAATACTGATGGCGTTTTGTTAGGTGCGCTGACGCAAATAAAAGCACCACAAAGCATTCTGGATATAGGTACCGGAACCGGAGTGATAGCGTTGATGTTTGCACAGCGTTTTGCTGATGCCCAAATAGATGCTGTTGAAATAGATCAGTCTGCCGCAGATACCGCAAGTCAGAATTTCAGTCGTTCAAAGTTCTCAGACCGGTTAAAAGTTTTTGCTTTAGGGTTTGAACAGTTCTTTAAAGCTTATCCGGATAATAAATATGATCTGATCATATCTAATCCGCCATTTTATATTAATTCATTGCACTCTCCTGAAGAGAAAAAGCAGTTGGCGAAACATGCTGATGAGAATTTCTTTAAGGAAATATTGAGCGATGTTGCAAACCATTTAACCGCAAATGGTAGCTGCTGGTTAGTATTACCGCCTGCTACAGCGCAGTTAGTAAGGAACCTGGTTAATGAATATGAATTGTACATTAATGACGTTATAACTATTAGTTCATTTAAGGGCAAAGACCCTCATCGTGAAATTATATCGTTAAGCAATGTAGTTGATGTTTTTACGAAGCAGGAATTTGTAATTTATGATAGCCAGGGTGTTCATTCTGAGCAATATAAAAATGCTCTCATAGATTTTTTTACCATATTTTAA